Proteins encoded together in one Benincasa hispida cultivar B227 chromosome 1, ASM972705v1, whole genome shotgun sequence window:
- the LOC120072185 gene encoding 17.4 kDa class III heat shock protein codes for MSRVADSNSSNGHLVQAVSTLFPFPETLEKFVFSSGAHDARDPKSISTIPTDILDTPTEYIFYMDLPGLSKSDVQVTVEEENTLVIRSGGKRKREDGEEEGCKYLRLERKAPQKTMRKFRLPEDADSSAISAKCESGVLMVVVRKLPPPPKPKTVQVTIA; via the exons ATGAGCAGGGTCGCCGATTCGAATTCATCCAACGGCCATTTGGTACAGGCCGTGAGCACCCTCTTCCCTTTCCCTGAAACTCTTGAGAAATTTGTGTTCAGTTCCGGTGCTCATGATGCTCGTGACCCAAAATCCATCTCCACCATTCCAACTGATATCTTGGACACTCCCACCGAATACATTTTCTATATGGACCTCCCTGGCCTCTCCAAATCTGACGTTCAG GTGACGGTGGAAGAGGAAAACACACTAGTGATTCGGAGTGGAGGGAAGAGGAAGAGGGAGGATGGTGAGGAAGAAGGGTGCAAATATCTGAGGCTTGAGAGGAAGGCACCACAGAAGACGATGAGGAAGTTCAGGCTGCCAGAAGATGCGGATTCGTCGGCCATTTCTGCCAAGTGCGAGAGTGGAGTGTTGATGGTGGTTGTGCGGAAGCTGCCTCCACCTCCAAAGCCCAAAACGGTGCAGGTCACAATCGCCTGA